DNA sequence from the Chryseobacterium indicum genome:
ATATTAATGGGAATATCCGAAAAAAAAGAAGGACAAATCTTTTTTTGGTATCACGAAATGGAACAGGATACTGGTAAAAAGCCGTATGAAAAAAATATCTTTAAGGTTGCAAAAACATTAGACGGTTTTATTAATTCACTCTATACCCCTGAAGAGGAATCTTATGGTGAGTTAGTGGATGTTTTTGATGGTGATGATGAGGGAATTAGAAAGTTATTAGATTCAGGCTGGGATATTAATACGCCATGTGAATTTAATCAGACTTTAATTCAAAGAGCAGCTTTGGCAAATAGAGTCTGGCTAGTTGAAGAGTTAATAAAAAGAGGAGCTAAACTTGATGGCGCTATTGAACAATCTATAAATTTAAATAGTTTCGAGTCTCTTGAAATATTACTAAGTTCAGGAGCTGATATTGAGGAGCTAAATGAGCAAGGTTATACTCCTTTACAAAAAGCAGTAATGGGTAATAAACCTCAAGCAGTTCGAATCTTGTTAAAATATGGAGCAGACAAGACGATTTCTAATAGTTATGGGAGGACGCCCTTAGATTCTGCACTTTTGAAAAAACAACGTGGTGAAAACATGGATGAAATAATAGAAATGCTACAAAATTCTTAATTTTCATATCAAACCTGTTTAAACTTTTATTTTTCTGAGAAACAAAATAGAAAAAGCCAGATAATGCAAACTCACCCATGTAATATTTAAAGTTTCAAACCTTACTAATAGCGCTTTGAAGCTATCCAGCCATGCATTTGCTTTTTCTATTTTGAATCTTCTTTTATACAGTTCGGAATCAAAATATTTTTCATGCTGTGTATTTCCATTCCGTGGATTCTCTTTAATATTGGCAATCATTTCTTTTTTCTCAAGAATATCTCTGCATTTTTTACCGTCAAAACCTGAATCTGCATTCAGGAATAATCCTTTACACTCTATATCAGCTTCATCCAAAAGAACAAAAATCTCCTCTAAAGTTTCTTCAATCTGATAAAGGTCATGATGTTCTCCGCTCACCGGCTCTCCCATTGAAAGCATTTGTCCCTGATTATCACAAAGGAAGATACAATTACTGGTCTTTGATGATTTTCGTCCCTGATAACCTACCGATTCGCCACCGGTTTTACTGCGCGTATGACTCCCGTCCATCTGAACACAGGAAAGATCTAAATCTCTTTTATTCTTTTTAAGAAGGGAAACCCAAATTCGCCTGAAAGAACCATCCTTACTCCATTTATTAAAATAATAATAAATCAGTTGCCAACTGATTCTCTGATTGGTAAAGTACTCTTTAAGACTCAGCTCGCGCCATTGGCAGCCTGTTTTTAAACGCTTAATAATGAGTTGAAAGATTTTCCCTAAATCAAATCTTGTTGAAAATCCCCGTTTTCCTCTGCTCAAATGAGGAATTATCCATTTTTCCAGTTTATCTTTGCTTATGAGTTCCAGATTTTAGTTATTTTAAGTTGCAATCCAAAATTGCTAATTTTCTGGATACTCTTTCCGTAAAAAAGTTTAAACAGGTTTATCATGAAAACATATCTATTGAAGAATAAAAAATTATTTCCCAAATGAAATATAAAATAATAGAAGAATTTAAGGGGTCTGTATCACTAGACAGTATTCGAACACAGTTTATACAGATTGAGCTAGATGAAGATTTATTTAATTATGTAACATTTCGCATATTAAAAAACAGTCAAGAATTTGAGTATAGCTTTAATTATGTATTAGAATATAACCAACAAGAAACGAGCATTTCTGACGGGTTTTATATGAATACAACTAATGACTGGTATAATGAATACAAAAAAAACAATACAGAAGGAAGGCAGATAACAACGATACCGGATGGAACGAGAACCAGACATCAACTTGATGCAAAACACTTTGTGTTTGTTATTGATGGTTATTGTTTCAATATATTAGCTGAGAAATATATAATAAGTGAAAACCGTTTTTTTGAAACCTACAGAGAAGATAGTGAAAAAATAAAAAAAATAGTATCATGACATTGACGCCATTATTTATACAACATACCCAAAAAATGCACCGAGGTAAGAATATTGAATATTATGCAAATTCTAAAACAGCTTTTTTTGATGCTACATTATATACCCGTCAAAAAGAAGATGGTAAATGGGAATCTGTTCAGGGAGGTTTCTTATTTAATAATGTAGAAGAAGTTGGTCAAAAATCTATTAATGAGTTAACAGCAAAAGAGTTAGGTATTGATTTTAATGATTACAGCAACTTGTATTACATACATGCAATTTCCGCAACATTAAACAATGATCTTGTTACTTATTTAATAGATCTTGGAGATAATGTTTTTATCATAAAAGCTAAAGAGGTAATTCTTATCGATGAGGATATATATGTTTCATGATTTCTGGCACTTATTCTTCTCCGTAGCAAATTAAAATTTAGCTCCCGCCTTTATAGCAATATAGAAAACCGATTCGTAACAAATTTGAATCGGTTTTCTATTTGTACATTTTTTATTTAATATCCGTTATCGACCTTCTTTTTTTTGTTAAACTGAAAATTATTCAAAGTAAAGTTTAAAAGTAATTTCGCTAAATTTTTCACACGATTCATCATTTTTTAATCCTTCCTGTCTTCTTTTACTGCAACTACAGAATCCCCCGCTCTAAAAAAGGCTTATTCTCCTTAAAAATTCTGAATTTTGAATCTGGAATTTCAGCCGGATCAAAAGAAAAAGCACAGCACTTCCGATTTCTCATCATAACGCTGTGTACACCTTACAGGCAGTAAAATCTAAAAAAATACGTTACCGCGTCTGATTTTTCAGTTCCGTCAGGTACGGTAAAGCGCAGCTTCCATTGTTGTGCTTTACGTGCCTTTTAAACAAAATATAATTAAAA
Encoded proteins:
- a CDS encoding transposase, with translation MSRGKRGFSTRFDLGKIFQLIIKRLKTGCQWRELSLKEYFTNQRISWQLIYYYFNKWSKDGSFRRIWVSLLKKNKRDLDLSCVQMDGSHTRSKTGGESVGYQGRKSSKTSNCIFLCDNQGQMLSMGEPVSGEHHDLYQIEETLEEIFVLLDEADIECKGLFLNADSGFDGKKCRDILEKKEMIANIKENPRNGNTQHEKYFDSELYKRRFKIEKANAWLDSFKALLVRFETLNITWVSLHYLAFSILFLRKIKV
- a CDS encoding ankyrin repeat domain-containing protein encodes the protein MNSKENYPKLEEFQIEQWEIKNNIKIPSSYRKYLLENNAGYFISEPNVFDVPKMGGFALANFLGLSDDIYGLEHALKVYKDRFPDKYFPIAYDVVGNLILMGISEKKEGQIFFWYHEMEQDTGKKPYEKNIFKVAKTLDGFINSLYTPEEESYGELVDVFDGDDEGIRKLLDSGWDINTPCEFNQTLIQRAALANRVWLVEELIKRGAKLDGAIEQSINLNSFESLEILLSSGADIEELNEQGYTPLQKAVMGNKPQAVRILLKYGADKTISNSYGRTPLDSALLKKQRGENMDEIIEMLQNS